GATCGCAAATGCAGGAACATTATCCTGCAGCTCAGAAAGCTCTTTTGCAGCCTCTTTGCCAACCACATCAGGACGCGTTGCAAGGAATTGACCCAGTTTGATATAGGAGGGGCCAAGGCGGTTTAAAGCCACTGTGAGGCGTGCGGCGGCGTCTTTTTTCTCAACACCACGGCGTTCAGCAAGGCGAGCGATTCCAATAGCCAAACGCGGGCCGGGTGGTAGATCTGGCAAGGAAACCAAGCCGAACACACCTTCACGCGCCATAACAAAGCCCGCGTAGATTAAACGTAAGAGAGGTAAAATACTTGCGATCATAACTGGTTAGATTTTCCAGCCGGAGTGAAGTGCAGCGATACCGCCGGTGTAATTACGGTAGGTGACCCGTTCAAAGCCTGCCGTCCGTATCATCTGCGCAAATCGTTCTTGATTTGGAAATTTGCGGATGGATTCGACCAGATAGCTGTAGGGATCGCCATCCCCTGTTACCATTTTTCCGATTTTCGGGATCGCATGGAAGGAGAAGAAATCATAGACTTTATCCAGCGCGGGTACATCTACCTGAGAGAACTCCAGACACATAAAGCGTCCGCCGCGTTTCAATACGCGATGTGCTTCTTTTAGCGCTTTGTCGATTTGCGGCACATTACGGATACCGAAAGCAATTGTGTAAGCATCGAAATGTTTATCAGGAAATGGGAGTTCTTCTGCGTTGCCTTGAACAAATTCGATATTGCCGGAAAGTCCAGCAGCTGCTGCGCGATCTTTGCCAACACCGAGCATGGAGCCGTTGATATCACACACTGTGGACATTACGGTTCGGTTTGAGCGTTCAACCACGCGGGTTGCGATATCACCAGTTCCACCTGCGACATCCAGATGTCGCCATTCGCGGGCGCCATTCTTGGGAGGTCGCATGTTGGAAACCATCGCGTCTTTCCAAAGACGGTGCAATCCACCAGACATCAGGTCGTTCATCAGGTCATAACGCGAGGCTACCTTGTGGAAAACATCATCCACTAAATCCTGCTTTTCACCTTCACGAACGGTACGAAACCCGAAGCTTGTCGCCATTTCGGACGGATCTGTCACCGAAGCTTGCTCAGGGGTTGAGAATTCACGCGCCATAATCAAATCACTCCATTTCGCGGGCGAACATAGTACAGCTTGTTACAAAGCGCTATTCTTGAACGTAATCTTTGCCCAGCCGCAAACCAGTGTACCAACGGATATCTTATGCCTGAATTACCGGAGGTTGAAACAGTCCGCCGCGGACTCGCTCCATTTTTCGACAATGCAACAATTTGCAGGGTCGAACAACGCCGTCCTGATCTTCGTTTTCCATTTGGAGATGACTTTGTTGAACGGATAGAAAACCGGCAAGTCGTTTCGTTCACACGCAGAGCAAAATATCTCCTGCTTGATCTGGATAGCGGTGATGTTCTGGTTATGCATCTAGGAATGTCCGGCTCCTTCCGGTGGATTGAGACCGATGATGCGGAGCCGCAGCAAACCGTTGAAATGTATCATGCTCAAGGAAAACACCCACAACATGACCATGTGGTGTTTCATGTGCGACCCGCCGAACAGGAAACCATAGTCAAAATCGTTTATAATGATCCACGTCGGTTCGGGTTCATGATTTTGATCCCACGAAGTGAGCTTGCCGCGCACCCCATGTTTGCCGAGATGGGTATTGAGCCATTGGGTAATGAGTTGGATGGGGCTTATCTCGCAAACCTGTTTGGAAATCGTAAGACAACTCTGAAAGCAGCTTTGCTCAATCAGAAATTTGTTGCCGGACTTGGTAACATTTACGTGTGCGAAGCTCTCTGGAGAGCTGGCCTCAACCCCTTCAACAGTGCGGGAAGTCTCTCCGGGAAATCCGGTAAGTCCCTCAAAAAGGCAGATGAGCTTTCCAATCACATTCGCGAGGTCCTTCAGGAAGCTATCGCCTCAGGGGGCTCTTCTCTCAAAGATCACCGGCAAGCAGATGGTTCACTGGGGTACTTTCAGCACAATTTTTCTGTCTATGGCCGGGAAGGTGAAGCTTGTAAAACGACGGGCTGTTCAGGCGTAATTGAACGGAAAGTGCAACATGGCCGTTCAACATTCTTTTGCCCTCAGTGCCAGAAATGATTTACGCAAGCTGATATGTCACGCGCCATTGGTTTGCATTCGGTTAAGCAAATGACTAGGAGACTTGCATAGAATTCTGTTTCGGGCGGTTGCCCGGCGGACAATCATAAAAGGATGGCCCTATGAAGATCGGTGTAGTTGGTGTTGGCGCAGTTGGAAGTACTGCTGCTTATTCCATGGCCATGGGCGGTGTGGGCAATGAAATCGTACTTGTCGATCACAACCAAAAACTTGCGATTGCTCAAGCAGAAGATATCCTTCACGCAACACCGTTTTCCCGTCCGATGAACATTATTGGTGGTGACTACAGCGATTTGAAAGATGCTGCTGTTGTTGTCATCGCTGCCGGGGTTAGTCAGCAACCGAGCGAGACTCGCATCCAGCTGCTTGCCCGTAATGCAGGCGTGTTCGCAACCGTCATCCCGGAAGTGCTGAAGTACGCCCCAAACACAATCCTGATCATTGCGACAAACCCAGTCGATATCATGACACAGGTTGCAACGAAGATTTCAGGTCTTCCTCGTACCCGTGTTATCGGATCTGGTACCATCCTCGATACCGCTCGCTTCCGTACCCTGTTAGGTAAACATCTTGGCATCACGCCAACCTCTGTGCATGCGGATGTCCTTGGTGAGCATGGAGATAGCGAAGTGCTCGTCTGGTCTGGCGCCAAAGCAGGTAACTCACCTCTGTTTACGTTTGCTGAGCAAATCAACAAGCCAATTACTCAAGAGGTCCGTGATCGCATTGATCATGGTGTTCGGTACGCGGCCTACTCCATTATCGAAGGCAAAGGCGCAACCAATTTCGGCATTGGTGCCGGACTTTCTCGCATCGTAAAAGCCATCGTGACAAACGAGCATGCTGTGATCAGCCTATCGATCGTCAATGAAGAGATTGTTGGCGTGAAAAATACTGCATTGTCTGTTCCGCGCGTTCTTGGAGCTAAAGGCATTGAAGCCACGCTTCTGCCTAGTCTGGACGAGCTTGAGCACAGCCAACTGCAAGCTTCTGCTATTGCGTTGGAAACTGCAGCAAACGAAGTGCTTTCCAAGCACCTAAAATAAAGAACACTCCGCAAGAGCCCTGTTTTGATCGTTTTATTGGGCTTTTGCGGAATTTTTTTATTCCTGCCTTGGCAAAATGCCGTTTTTCCCATATGCCACAGACCTAGATTTTGATGCACAAGCGCATACAACCTCCAAGTTGGTTTTTGGGCTAAGTTTTCAGTCGGCCTTGTGCACATCTTGCAGCGCGGAGAGTATTGATGACACAGGCGGATATCGGTCTTAGTGGACTGGGCGTCATGGGGGCCAATCTGGCACTCAATATTGCAGACAACGGCTACAAGGTAGCTGTGTTCAACCGAACTGCAAAAGGAACCGAGGCGTTTATAGAAAACGCTGGCCATCTCAAAGATATGTTCATTCCTTGCTACAGCCCGGAAGAACTGGTTGCCAACATCAAGGCTCCACGCCCCATCATTTTGATGGTGCCGGCTGGCGACCCTGTTGACCAACAGATCGCAGTTTTGAAAGAGCACCTTGAAGACGGCGATATCCTTATCGACGCAGGCAACAGCGACTTCCACGACAGTAATCGCCGCTACAAAGAACTGGCTGATACGCCGTTTACGTTTGTAGGTATGGGCGTTTCCGGTGGTGCAGAAGGCGCTCGTTTCGGCCCATCCATCATGGTTGGTGCTTCTGAAACAGCCTATGCGCGCATTGAGCCAATTCTCAAAGCAATTTCAGCAAAACACAATGGCGAGCCATGCTGTGCCCTGATGGGTCCTGAAGGTGCTGGCCACTTTGTGAAAACACTGCACAACGGCATCGAATATGCTGACATGCAGATGATTGCTGAAGTTCATGAAGTCCTGACCAAGACCCTTGGTTTGAGCATTCAAGAACAGGCCGAAATCTTCACCAAGTGGAACCAAGGCCCTCTTGCGTCTTACCTCATTGAAATCACGGCTAACGTGATGGGTGTGGTTGATGAAGAGAGCGGCAAGCCAATTCTGGATGTTATTCTGGATAAGGCAGGCCAAAAAGGCACAGGTCGCTGGTCTGCTGTTGAAGCGCATATGCTGGGTGTTCCTGCAACAGCTATCGACGCTGCTGTTGCAGCTCGTTGTATGTCTGCAAACCACGCTTTGCGTCAGGAAATTGCTGAAATCTACCCGCAATCTGACGAAACACTGGCCTGGGATGAAAAGCAGGAAGGCATCGCAGCTTGTGAGCGTGCTTTGATCGCTGGTAAAATCGCTGCCTATGCAGAAGGTTTTTCTGTGCTAGCTGCTGGCGGCAAAGAAAACGGCTGGGACTTACCAATGGGCGATATCGCTCGCATTTGGCGCGAAGGCTGTATCATTCGCTCCCGCTTCCTTGATGAGATCGCACAGGCTTATGACGAGACCCCTGAGCTGGCGTCCCTCTACCTTGCTCCTACCATCGCTGAGCGCATGAAAGATGCGGTCCCTGGCCTTCGTGACGTCCTGTGCATGGGCATCAGCAACGGGATCCCAACACCTGCGCTTTCCGCCGCTCTTGGTTCCTTCGACATGATCCGCCAGACGCGTACATCTGCTTATGTTATTCAGGGCCAGCGTGACTTCTTTGGTCAACATGGTTTTGAACGTACAGATAAAGACGGTTCCGGCTTCCACGGCCCTTGGCCTGCTGGTGGTGCGTAAGCATAAAGCAACTCAGGCATGTGAGTTATTAACCAGCGCGTGCTATGCCTGATCGAAATTGCGAGAAATCGCTCTTCTAATTGGCAGGGTCTCATACAGAGGCCCTGCCAAAATTTATGCAAACAGGTTTTGGCTGAATAAAGTTCGCAAGACCGTTCAATAATCCCAGGAATGCATCGTGACTGCCAATTCACCAAATGGAGCTGAGATCTATCGCCGCCTTATTAAGGCGATTGAAACGCGTGAACTCAAGCCCGGAAGTCGCTTGCGCGAAGCAGAGCTGGCTGAAAAGTTTGGCGTAAGCCGTACTCCAATCCGTGAAGGGTTGAAACGGCTGGAGGCACAAGGTCTCGCTGTTCATGAACCGAACCGGGGTATGGTTGTCCCTAGTCTGGACCATAACCAGATCAGCGAACTCTATTATCTTCGTGAAGTTCTGGAAGGAACTGCCGGTCGTCTTGCAGCTCAACACGCTTCAATTGCAGAAATCGAAATTTTGAAGGAGATGGTGGACTCCGATTTGCAAAACTTGGC
The window above is part of the Pseudovibrio sp. Tun.PSC04-5.I4 genome. Proteins encoded here:
- the gndA gene encoding NADP-dependent phosphogluconate dehydrogenase encodes the protein MTQADIGLSGLGVMGANLALNIADNGYKVAVFNRTAKGTEAFIENAGHLKDMFIPCYSPEELVANIKAPRPIILMVPAGDPVDQQIAVLKEHLEDGDILIDAGNSDFHDSNRRYKELADTPFTFVGMGVSGGAEGARFGPSIMVGASETAYARIEPILKAISAKHNGEPCCALMGPEGAGHFVKTLHNGIEYADMQMIAEVHEVLTKTLGLSIQEQAEIFTKWNQGPLASYLIEITANVMGVVDEESGKPILDVILDKAGQKGTGRWSAVEAHMLGVPATAIDAAVAARCMSANHALRQEIAEIYPQSDETLAWDEKQEGIAACERALIAGKIAAYAEGFSVLAAGGKENGWDLPMGDIARIWREGCIIRSRFLDEIAQAYDETPELASLYLAPTIAERMKDAVPGLRDVLCMGISNGIPTPALSAALGSFDMIRQTRTSAYVIQGQRDFFGQHGFERTDKDGSGFHGPWPAGGA
- a CDS encoding GntR family transcriptional regulator — encoded protein: MTANSPNGAEIYRRLIKAIETRELKPGSRLREAELAEKFGVSRTPIREGLKRLEAQGLAVHEPNRGMVVPSLDHNQISELYYLREVLEGTAGRLAAQHASIAEIEILKEMVDSDLQNLADAERLIKTNREFHRRFYLASHNRYLVEQIDHMRLSLLLLAGTTLTDDDRRRLAIEEHAEIVDAIAKRDCDRADSAARHHIAEAHKARLKFFTLLT
- the mutM gene encoding bifunctional DNA-formamidopyrimidine glycosylase/DNA-(apurinic or apyrimidinic site) lyase, whose protein sequence is MPELPEVETVRRGLAPFFDNATICRVEQRRPDLRFPFGDDFVERIENRQVVSFTRRAKYLLLDLDSGDVLVMHLGMSGSFRWIETDDAEPQQTVEMYHAQGKHPQHDHVVFHVRPAEQETIVKIVYNDPRRFGFMILIPRSELAAHPMFAEMGIEPLGNELDGAYLANLFGNRKTTLKAALLNQKFVAGLGNIYVCEALWRAGLNPFNSAGSLSGKSGKSLKKADELSNHIREVLQEAIASGGSSLKDHRQADGSLGYFQHNFSVYGREGEACKTTGCSGVIERKVQHGRSTFFCPQCQK
- the ubiE gene encoding bifunctional demethylmenaquinone methyltransferase/2-methoxy-6-polyprenyl-1,4-benzoquinol methylase UbiE, whose translation is MAREFSTPEQASVTDPSEMATSFGFRTVREGEKQDLVDDVFHKVASRYDLMNDLMSGGLHRLWKDAMVSNMRPPKNGAREWRHLDVAGGTGDIATRVVERSNRTVMSTVCDINGSMLGVGKDRAAAAGLSGNIEFVQGNAEELPFPDKHFDAYTIAFGIRNVPQIDKALKEAHRVLKRGGRFMCLEFSQVDVPALDKVYDFFSFHAIPKIGKMVTGDGDPYSYLVESIRKFPNQERFAQMIRTAGFERVTYRNYTGGIAALHSGWKI
- a CDS encoding L-lactate dehydrogenase, which translates into the protein MKIGVVGVGAVGSTAAYSMAMGGVGNEIVLVDHNQKLAIAQAEDILHATPFSRPMNIIGGDYSDLKDAAVVVIAAGVSQQPSETRIQLLARNAGVFATVIPEVLKYAPNTILIIATNPVDIMTQVATKISGLPRTRVIGSGTILDTARFRTLLGKHLGITPTSVHADVLGEHGDSEVLVWSGAKAGNSPLFTFAEQINKPITQEVRDRIDHGVRYAAYSIIEGKGATNFGIGAGLSRIVKAIVTNEHAVISLSIVNEEIVGVKNTALSVPRVLGAKGIEATLLPSLDELEHSQLQASAIALETAANEVLSKHLK